A genomic segment from Torulaspora globosa chromosome 3, complete sequence encodes:
- the SCH9 gene encoding serine/threonine protein kinase SCH9 (ancestral locus Anc_4.384), whose translation MMNFFGSKSSGNADEGDSKHGSSGNSSTNMNRGSGFFPGFTSQTATPTTAVSQSAYAMGTTGIPSENLLSHMKAMNDGTSGGNAVAGSTAEIAPAVSEQEYVRQSNEPAPAAHKAVSPPVEHLAAPVGKPAGGKRIGSKTLNADVPRGTLTVTIVEAKGLLTASMESQPYVVCTFESSEFISEGPESMDSKPGSQNVEGWNRSGLKKHRPLYTHRSSSHLNKLAEEKHNGGSRSSTNPIWHHETTFDVLGDRSELDISVYDAVHDDMFLGQVRLRPRIHDTAKASQCQWYSLQSRVIDENIAGEILIKWHYSSTKKRQYGPQDFEVLRLLGKGTFGQVYQVRKKDSKRIYAMKVLSKKVIVKKNEIAHTIGERNILVRTASKSCPFIVGLKFSFQTPADLYLVTDFMSGGELFWHLQKEGRFSEDRAKFYIAELVMALEYLHDNDIVYRDLKPENILLDANGNIALCDFGLSKAELKDRTNTFCGTTEYLAPELLLDETGYTKMVDFWSLGVLIFEMCCGWSPFFAEDNQKMYQKIAFGKVKFPRDVLSPEGRSFVKGLLNRNPRHRLGAIDDGRELRAHPFFADIDWDALRDKKIPPPFKPHLSSETDTSNFDPEFTQASTSFMNKHQPIAATPLSPGMQAKFAGFTFVDESAMDEHYNAAYNSRKFLQNSYFMEPGSFIPGNPNLPPDEDVIDDHEDDDASEFALGKGAHNAGQVDYDGDQHMDDEFVSGKFEI comes from the coding sequence ATGATGAATTTTTTTGGATCGAAGTCCTCGGGCAATGCCGATGAGGGAGACAGTAAGCATGGCTCGTCGGGGAACAGCAGCACCAACATGAATCGAGGATCTGGGTTTTTTCCGGGATTCACGTCGCAGACGGCTACTCCTACGACGGCGGTGAGCCAGAGTGCTTACGCGATGGGAACCACCGGGATCCCGTCGGAGAACCTTTTGAGCCATATGAAGGCTATGAACGATGGGACGTCCGGTGGAAACGCGGTTGCAGGCAGTACCGCGGAAATTGCTCCGGCAGTGAGTGAACAAGAGTATGTGCGGCAGTCGAATGAGCCGGCGCCAGCGGCCCATAAGGCCGTGAGCCCCCCTGTGGAGCATTTGGCTGCACCTGTCGGTAAGCCGGCTGGTGGCAAGAGAATCGGTTCTAAGACGTTGAACGCAGACGTACCTAGAGGTACGTTGACTGTCACGATCGTCGAGGCCAAGGGTCTGCTCACGGCGTCGATGGAATCTCAGCCTTACGTCGTTTGCACCTTTGAAAGCTCCGAGTTTATTTCGGAGGGTCCGGAGTCAATGGATAGCAAACCGGGGTCGCAGAATGTCGAGGGTTGGAATCGCAGTGGTCTAAAAAAGCATAGACCGTTGTATACACATCGGTCGTCGTCACATTTGAACAAGTTGGCAGAAGAGAAGCATAACGGCGGCAGTCGCAGCAGCACAAATCCTATTTGGCACCACGAAACCACCTTCGATGTGCTCGGGGACCGCTCGGAGTTGGACATTTCTGTATATGATGCTGTGCACGACGATATGTTTCTAGGGCAAGTGAGGCTACGTCCTCGGATCCATGATACAGCGAAGGCTTCGCAGTGCCAATGGTATAGTCTGCAGAGTAGGGTTATCGATGAGAATATTGCGGGAGAAATTCTCATCAAGTGGCATTATTCATCGACGAAAAAGAGACAGTACGGGCCACAAGACTTTGAGGTGTTGAGATTACTTGGGAAAGGTACCTTTGGACAGGTCTACCAAGTTAGAAAGAAGGATTCGAAGAGGATATATGCAATGAAAGTGCTTTCTAAGAAGGTTATCGTCAAGAAAAACGAAATCGCTCATACTATAGGAGAAAGGAATATCCTGGTGCGCACCGCTTCCAAATCTTGCCCATTTATCGTTGGTCTGAAATTTTCGTTTCAAACTCCTGCCGATTTGTATCTAGTTACAGACTTCATGAGCGGTGGAGAACTCTTTTGGCATTTGCAGAAAGAAGGGAGGTTTTCTGAGGATAGAGCCAAGTTTTACATTGCTGAGCTAGTGATGGCGCTAGAATACCTACACGATAATGATATCGTTTACAGAGATTTGAAGCCAGAGAACATATTGCTGGATGCCAACGGCAATATCGCTCTTTGTGATTTCGGGTTATCGAAGGCAGAATTGAAAGACCGTACAAATACTTTTTGTGGGACCACTGAATACCTGGCGCCGGAACTCCTGCTTGATGAAACTGGCTATACAAAGATGGTGGACTTCTGGTCTTTGGGTGTGCTAATATTCGAAATGTGCTGCGGGTGGTCGCCGTTCTTCGCTGAAGATAACCAAAAGATGTATCAAAAGATTGCATTCGGTAAGGTTAAATTCCCTCGTGACGTTCTATCGCCTGAAGGGCGCTCGTTCGTCAAGGGCCTACTGAACAGAAACCCAAGACATAGACTAGGCGCGATCGATGACGGCAGAGAGTTAAGAGCGCATCCTTTTTTCGCAGACATCGACTGGGATGCGCTCAGGGACAAAAAGATTCCACCTCCGTTCAAGCCACATTTGAGCTCGGAGACGGATACGTCAAATTTCGATCCTGAATTCACTCAAGCATCCACCTCCTTCATGAACAAGCATCAGCCAATAGCAGCAACTCCTCTGTCACCTGGTATGCAAGCAAAATTTGCAGGCTTCACCTTCGTCGACGAGTCCGCCATGGATGAACATTACAATGCAGCTTATAATAGCCGCAAGTTCCTGCAGAACTCCTACTTCATGGAACCTGGCTCTTTCATCCCAGGTAATCCTAACCTACCACCCGACGAGGACGTCATCGACGAccatgaagatgacgatgcCAGCGAATTCGCTCTTGGAAAGGGAGCTCACAATGCCGGCCAGGTAGACTACGATGGTGATCAGCACATGGACGACGAGTTTGTGAGCGGAAagtttgaaatttga
- the SKN7 gene encoding kinase-regulated stress-responsive transcription factor SKN7 (ancestral locus Anc_4.385): protein MHGKTIKMNSSKSNGTDISRTSTSTSIPTSAAGTKATSNDFVRKLFGILERGEYPDIVRWTESGDSFVVLDTGKFTTQILPNHFKHSNFASFVRQLNKYDFHKVKKTPEERQTSQYGELSWEFKHPFFSRHNEEALDNIKRKTTVQKKILLDENAVVLQSNDQQGLQDKSAISLILSNTVAKEKFNSLKRKVDRLQKDLDFAKEEKYAAKLEFQKLNAKYNTIVESLLTFKSVNDSLVNNFNQLCSMLSGRGFDLPQNFYNQIDVGDNMNKTVNISQKLAKPYELSSASAMVPGTLRDTPDAEATDLSLPLQDVTTGKPVTELEPGDQSALTDGFHVLLVEDDAVCIQLCSKFLRKYGCTVEVVTDGLSAISTLEKFRYDLVLMDIVMPNLDGATATSIVRSFDNHTPIIAMTGNIEDQDLITYLQHGMNDILAKPFTKDDLHSMLIRYLRDRVPLSKQQQEKERTVSQMQAQAHTQPPSQEHSESQSQSQTRSQSQSLAQARPPLQSHHAIQSISGSVSQPPSSSVSEGDVKSLIEDEPLLKKQRV, encoded by the coding sequence ATGCATGGCAAGACTATAAAAATGAACAGCAGTAAGAGCAACGGTACGGACATCAGCCGAACTAGCACCAGTACTTCGATTCCAACCAGTGCCGCTGGCACAAAAGCGACCTCAAACGATTTTGTGCGAAAGCTCTTTGGGATATTGGAGAGAGGGGAATATCCAGACATCGTCCGTTGGACAGAGAGTGGCGATAGCTTTGTAGTGCTGGATACGGGCAAATTCACGACACAAATTTTACCTAATCATTTCAAGCACTCCAACTTTGCCAGTTTTGTTCGTCAGTTGAACAAGTACGACTTCCAtaaggtcaagaagacgCCCGAGGAGCGACAGACATCTCAGTATGGAGAACTCAGCTGGGAGTTCAAACATCCGTTCTTCAGCCGTCATAACGAGGAGGCTTTAGACAAtatcaagaggaagacAACGGttcaaaagaagatattGCTGGACGAGAACGCCGTTGTGCTGCAGTCAAACGATCAACAAGGCCTACAGGATAAATCAGCGATTAGCTTAATCTTGTCTAATACAGTGGCGAAGGAGAAGTTCAACTCGCTGAAAAGGAAGGTTGACCGTTTGCAGAAAGACCTTGATTTTGCCAAGGAGGAAAAGTATGCTGCAAAGCTGGAGTTTCAAAAGCTCAATGCCAAGTATAACACGATTGTGGAAAGTCTTCTAACTTTTAAGAGCGTCAACGACAGCTTGGTGAACAATTTCAATCAGCTCTGCTCAATGTTATCCGGTCGGGGGTTTGATCTGCCACAGAATTTTTACAATCAAATTGATGTCGGTGACAATATGAACAAGACTGTTAACATCAGCCAAAAGCTAGCAAAACCATATGAGCTGAGTAGTGCGAGCGCGATGGTTCCTGGAACACTACGAGACACTCCTGATGCAGAAGCCACTGATTTATCACTCCCGCTGCAAGATGTCACCACTGGGAAGCCTGTTACAGAGCTTGAACCGGGCGATCAATCTGCCTTGACGGATGGTTTTCATGTGCTACTTGTTGAGGATGACGCAGTCTGTATACAGCTTTGCTCCAAATTTCTACGAAAATACGGATGTACAGTAGAAGTGGTAACGGATGGGCTGTCGGCGATATCTACTCTCGAGAAATTTAGGTACGATCTGGTCTTGATGGATATCGTTATGCCCAATTTAGATGGGGCTACGGCAACTTCAATAGTCCGAAGCTTCGACAATCACACTCCCATCATCGCTATGACAGGTAATATTGAAGATCAGGACCTAATAACGTATTTGCAACATGGCATGAATGACATATTAGCTAAGCCTTTCACGAAAGATGACTTGCATTCCATGCTTATTCGTTACCTAAGAGACAGAGTGCCGCTATCCAAACAACAACAGGAAAAGGAACGAACAGTGAGTCAAATGCAAGCTCAAGCACATACGCAGCCACCGTCGCAAGAACATTCAGAGTCACAGTCGCAAAGCCAAACACGATCGCAATCACAATCTCTGGCTCAAGCGAGGCCGCCACTTCAAAGCCATCACGCGATTCAGTCAATATCTGGCAGTGTGTCGCAACCGCCGTCATCATCTGTTTCAGAAGGAGATGTGAAGAGCTTGATAGAGGACGAacctttgttgaagaaacagcGGGTATAG
- the SET5 gene encoding S-adenosylmethionine-dependent methyltransferase (ancestral locus Anc_4.386) — translation MPLKIETLTLNDSVEQYVNKSIVPEAQQICDDVVLLWKEEPSTEDLEIDGLFERIILRHPEWRITQHTLLHTLTKHNLYATDEAELETYCSQVELPNVSEVLKDLGLPKNIELRAAGNGRGRGLFAKHEIQQGELISAESMPLVTIPPIEKLTLMQAGKVCSLCGNSLGHSDHFIMMNGLDCNGCRSVWCNRNCKKRDLTHAALKHVKARNQAISGSGWAKFEKFCMDNVFVAAYSVGIIYASSLVGKDDILKRFAPLAQVSQRLRNRVSDSTNVGGTFDASSGAVGTSDPEPIWERAYELFKEAFPKSAEIDLDKFLIYVGKFNLNQVAGQIYPLYAFINHDCEPNVRYEIDDKLRLKVYARKIIKAGDELFTTYVNPLHGVKLRRRELRVNWGFLCQCNRCNKELSQRTVKMRAAQFSLPSHSFADQSRRRSSMRNARPDLTDLLKNGQEFDLEIPDNVGISHRRRTSVRFDNNVTVAVEE, via the coding sequence ATGCCTTTGAAGATCGAAACGCTGACACTTAATGACTCGGTAGAGCAGTACGTGAACAAAAGCATAGTTCCAGAGGCTCAGCAGATATGTGATGATGTTGTGCTGCTTTGGAAGGAGGAGCCCTCTACGGAAGATCTTGAAATAGACGGTCTGTTTGAAAGGATTATCCTGCGACATCCAGAATGGAGAATCACCCAGCACACGCTATTACATACACTCACCAAGCACAACCTTTATGCGACAGATGAAGCCGAGCTCGAGACGTATTGCTCGCAGGTAGAGCTTCCTAACGTCTCGGAGGTTCTGAAGGACTTGGGATTGCCCAAGAATATCGAGCTcagagctgctggaaatGGCAGAGGGCGTGGTTTGTTTGCCAAACACGAGATCCAGCAGGGTGAATTGATTTCGGCTGAGTCGATGCCCTTGGTGACGATTCCGCCAATCGAAAAGCTCACTTTGATGCAAGCCGGTAAAGTCTGTTCACTTTGCGGAAATTCTCTGGGCCACAGTGATCATTTTATCATGATGAATGGACTGGACTGCAACGGATGTCGCTCAGTCTGGTGCAATCGTAATTGTAAGAAACGAGACTTAACACATGCTGCTCTGAAACATGTCAAAGCTAGGAATCAAGCTATCAGCGGCTCAGGGTGGGCAaaatttgagaagtttTGCATGGATAACGTATTTGTGGCGGCATACTCTGTTGGTATCATTTACGCTAGCAGTCTCGTTGGTAAGGACGATATCTTGAAACGGTTTGCTCCTCTTGCCCAGGTTTCGCAAAGGTTAAGGAACCGTGTAAGCGATTCAACAAACGTTGGTGGTACTTTCGACGCTTCAAGTGGTGCTGTGGGTACTAGCGACCCAGAACCTATTTGGGAGAGAGCTTATGAGCTTTTTAAAGAAGCATTCCCAAAAAGTGCAGAAATCGATCTGGACAAGTTTCTCATATATGTCGGGAAATTCAACCTCAATCAAGTAGCGGGTCAGATTTATCCCTTGTATGCCTTTATCAACCACGACTGTGAGCCAAATGTGCGTTACGAGATTGACGACAAGCTGCGGTTGAAAGTCTATGCaagaaaaatcatcaagGCCGGCGATGAACTGTTCACGACCTATGTAAATCCACTTCACGGCGTCAAGCTAAGAAGGCGAGAATTGAGAGTAAACTGGGGGTTCCTATGTCAATGTAATAGATGCAATAAGGAACTTTCCCAGCGCACGGTTAAGATGCGTGCCGCGCAGTTTTCGCTCCCCTCTCACAGCTTTGCTGACCAATCCAGACGTAGGTCATCCATGAGAAACGCCCGGCCTGACCTTACTGATTTACTAAAGAATGGACAAGAGTTCGATTTGGAGATCCCAGATAATGTTGGGATCTCGCACAGGCGGCGGACTTCTGTCAGATTTGACAATAATGTGACAGTGGCTGTGGAAGAATAA
- the FMP10 gene encoding Fmp10p (ancestral locus Anc_4.387), translated as MFRSVGTRLLRRQYASSAQQAAKQFTVKPKKTTRRWVPITIFGVSFLTGWYVTEHMTFTDLMAYWRYDSLPQGSEQVEKYKQELFNRSEQLPVVKQLQQAGYMEVFPDRSKQVPLIDRALSTPGGVAIPPRFFYDPLRKETVGVYHLGMKLTGYPFIVHGGILATVMEDLMRESVKFIRSKAGEITKDLSISYKFPTFANQFVVIRTTKVEEFGKNVKLSVEVMDQSGNRQLVTGRATFTT; from the coding sequence atgttcaGATCCGTTGGAACTCGATTGCTCAGGAGGCAGTATGCTAGTTCTGCGCAACAGGCTGCCAAACAGTTCACCGTGAAGCCCAAGAAGACCACCAGAAGATGGGTGCCGATTACAATCTTTGGAGTCAGTTTCCTGACCGGGTGGTACGTTACAGAGCATATGACATTCACAGACCTGATGGCCTACTGGCGGTATGACTCGCTGCCCCAGGGATCTGAACAGGTGGAGAAATACAAGCAGGAACTGTTCAACCGTAGCGAACAGCTGCCTGTTGtgaagcagctgcagcaaGCCGGCTACATGGAGGTGTTTCCCGATAGATCCAAACAGGTGCCGCTGATTGACAGGGCTCTGAGCACCCCAGGCGGAGTGGCAATCCCACCAAGGTTCTTCTACGATCCGTTGCGCAAGGAGACTGTCGGAGTGTACCACTTGGGCATGAAGCTCACTGGGTATCCGTTTATTGTCCATGGTGGGATCCTGGCCACGGTCATGGAGGACCTTATGAGAGAGAGCGTCAAGTTTATCAGGTCGAAGGCGGGAGAAATTACCAAAGACCTGTCCATCTCCTACAAGTTCCCGACTTTTGCTAACCAGTTTGTGGTGATCCGGACGACCAAAGTCGAGGAATTCGGTAAGAACGTCAAGCTGAGCGTCGAGGTCATGGACCAGAGCGGTAACAGGCAGCTGGTCACCGGCCGGGCCACTTTCACCACTTGA
- the FAU1 gene encoding 5-formyltetrahydrofolate cyclo-ligase (ancestral locus Anc_4.388) yields the protein MSAKQLLRKAVKELLATVPQVEIERQSQAIAEALVPILAESRNVACFMSMDKGEVDTQFVLEHLFREGKTVYLPRCTSTRETGHVSLRASKRHHPHLTFHRMQSMKQVRELKPQGSYQLREPAREDPAPLPARLDVMLVPGVAFRLSDGGRIGHGAGFYDDYFQRYQLQHHGDRPLLIGLSLKEQIVDEIPLESHDWRMDCVVTGDGQVHWSKK from the coding sequence ATGAGTGCTAAACAGCTGCTGCGGAAGGCCGTGAAGGAGCTGCTCGCTACGGTACCACAGGTGGAAATTGAACGCCAATCGCAAGCTATCGCGGAAGCTTTGGTTCCAATATTGGCAGAATCGCGGAATGTGGCTTGTTTCATGAGTATGGATAAGGGAGAAGTGGATACCCAGTTTGTTCTGGAGCATCTGTTTCGCGAAGGAAAGACAGTGTATCTACCACGGTGTACTTCGACCCGGGAGACTGGACATGTGTCCCTGAGGGCGTCCAAACGACACCACCCGCATCTGACGTTCCACAGGATGCAGTCGATGAAGCAAGTCCGCGAGTTGAAGCCACAGGGCAGCTATCAGCTGAGGGAGCCGGCCAGGGAAGACCCGGCTCCGCTGCCAGCCCGATTGGACGTCATGCTGGTTCCCGGAGTAGCGTTCAGGCTGAGCGACGGAGGCAGAATCGGTCATGGAGCTGGTTTCTATGACGATTATTTCCAAAGGTACCAGCTGCAACATCACGGCGACAGGCCGCTGCTCATCGGTCTCTCGCTGAAGGAACAGATCGTCGACGAGATCCCGCTGGAGTCGCACGATTGGCGTATGGATTGCGTGGTCACTGGAGATGGCCAAGTGCATTGGAGCAAGAAATAG
- the BAT1 gene encoding branched-chain-amino-acid transaminase BAT1 (ancestral locus Anc_4.389), with amino-acid sequence MMLQGQRIRCGVVRLLPLLRRSMTTGAAPLDASKLKITRTKTPSQPKPNDELVFGKTMTDHMLTIEWDRTNGWAVPEIKPYSTLNLDPACCVFHYGFELFEGLKAYRTPDDKITMFRPDMNMKRMNKSAARICLPTFDSQELIALIGKLIQQDKHLVPKGTGYSLYIRPTMIGTTDSLGVSVPDKALLFVIASPVGPYYKTGFKAVRLEATDYATRAWPGGVGDKKLGANYAPCILPQLQAAGRGYQQNLWLFGPEKNITEVGTMNVFFAFQDKKTGKKELVTAPLDGTILEGVTRDSILELAREKLDPSEWEINERYYSINEVAERAAKGELLEAFGSGTAAVVSPIKAIGWQGNDIDVPLLPGEQSGPLTKQLASWIAAIQYGKEQHGNWSQVVADLN; translated from the coding sequence ATGATGTTGCAAGGACAAAGAATAAGATGTGGAGTCGTAAGACTTCTTCCGttgttgagaagatcgatGACTACGGGTGCAGCGCCATTGGATGCTTCCAAACTGAAGATTACGAGGACTAAAACGCCCTCGCAGCCCAAACCGAACGATGAATTGGTGTTTGGTAAGACCATGACCGATCACATGTTGACCATAGAATGGGACAGGACTAACGGATGGGCCGTTCCCGAGATCAAGCCCTACTCGACCTTGAATCTGGACCCAGCCTGTTGTGTATTCCACTATGGGTTCGAACTGTTCGAGGGTCTGAAGGCTTACAGAACTCCAGATGACAAAATCACCATGTTCAGACCAGATATGAACATGAAACGTATGAACAAGTCTGCAGCCAGAATCTGTCTGCCCACCTTCGACTCCCAGGAGTTGATCGCCTTGATTGGAAAATTGATCCAGCAGGACAAGCACCTGGTTCCAAAGGGCACCGGGTACTCCTTGTACATCCGACCAACTATGATTGGAACCACCGACTCTTTGGGAGTTAGCGTCCCAGACAAGGCGCTGTTGTTTGTCATCGCTTCTCCAGTCGGGCCTTACTACAAGACTGGTTTCAAAGCAGTGCGCCTCGAGGCCACCGACTATGCCACTAGGGCTTGGCCAGGTGGTGTTGGTGACAAGAAATTAGGTGCCAACTATGCTCCATGTATCTTGCCTCAGCTGCAGGCCGCGGGAAGAGGCTACCAGCAAAACTTGTGGCTGTTTGGCCCAGAGAAGAACATCACCGAGGTTGGTACTATGAACGTCTTCTTTGCCTTCCAGGACAAGAAGACTGGCAAGAAGGAGTTAGTTACCGCTCCCTTGGACGGCACCATTCTTGAAGGTGTCACCAGAGATTCCATCTTGGAGCTGGCTAGAGAAAAGCTAGATCCAAGCGAGTGGGAAATCAATGAGCGTTACTACAGCATCAATGAAGTTGCTGAGAGAGCTGCGAAGGGTGAGTTGTTGGAAGCCTTTGGCTCTGGTACTGCTGCTGTGGTATCCCCAATCAAGGCCATCGGATGGCAAGGAAATGACATCGATGTCCCACTGCTACCTGGTGAGCAAAGTGGCCCACTGACGAAGCAATTAGCTAGCTGGATCGCAGCTATCCAGTACGGTAAAGAGCAGCACGGTAACTGGTCACAAGTTGTTGCCGATTTAAATTGA